From Agrobacterium tumefaciens, a single genomic window includes:
- the zapA gene encoding cell division protein ZapA codes for MAQVTVMIDGKAYRMACEAGQEQHLTDLATRFDQYVGHLKSQFGEIGDLRLTVMSGIMVMDELSELSRKLEKLESQVASLTQNRDGMAEQKAKSDEMVAIAISDLATRLNGVTEKLLARPKPAATH; via the coding sequence ATGGCTCAGGTTACTGTGATGATCGATGGCAAAGCCTATCGTATGGCATGCGAGGCGGGACAGGAGCAGCACCTGACCGATCTTGCCACGCGTTTCGATCAGTATGTCGGACATCTTAAAAGCCAGTTTGGAGAGATTGGCGATCTTCGGTTGACCGTCATGTCGGGCATAATGGTGATGGATGAGCTTTCGGAGTTGAGCCGCAAGCTGGAGAAGCTCGAGAGCCAGGTCGCATCGCTGACCCAGAACCGTGATGGCATGGCGGAGCAAAAGGCGAAATCCGACGAGATGGTTGCCATTGCCATCAGTGATCTTGCCACGCGTCTCAACGGCGTGACCGAAAAGCTGCTGGCGCGGCCGAAACCTGCCGCTACCCACTGA
- the gap gene encoding type I glyceraldehyde-3-phosphate dehydrogenase has product MTVKVAINGFGRIGRNVLRAIVESGRTDIEVVAINDLGPVETNAHLLRYDSIHGKFPADVKVEGDTIIVGGGKPIKVTAVRDPATLPHKELGVDIALECTGIFTARDKAAAHLTAGAKRVIVSAPADGADLTVVFGVNHDQLTKDHLVISNASCTTNCLVPVVKVLDDAVGIDHGFMTTIHSYTGDQPTLDTMHKDLYRARAAALSMIPTSTGAAKAVGLVLPHLKGKLDGTSIRVPTPNVSVVDFKFLAKRNTSVEEINAAIKSAADGKLKGILGYTDEPLVSRDFNHDSHSSIFANDQTKVMEGTFVRVLSWYDNEWGFSNRMSDTAVAFAKTI; this is encoded by the coding sequence ATGACTGTAAAAGTTGCCATTAACGGCTTTGGCCGTATCGGTCGCAACGTCCTTCGTGCCATCGTCGAATCTGGCCGCACCGATATCGAAGTTGTTGCCATCAACGACCTCGGCCCGGTTGAAACCAACGCACACCTGCTGCGCTACGACTCGATCCACGGCAAGTTCCCGGCAGACGTAAAGGTCGAAGGCGACACCATCATCGTTGGCGGCGGCAAGCCGATCAAGGTGACGGCGGTGCGCGATCCCGCCACCCTGCCGCACAAGGAACTCGGCGTTGATATCGCGCTCGAGTGCACCGGCATCTTCACCGCGCGTGACAAGGCTGCGGCTCACCTCACCGCTGGCGCCAAGCGCGTCATCGTTTCTGCACCGGCAGACGGAGCTGACCTGACGGTCGTTTTCGGCGTCAACCACGACCAGCTGACGAAGGATCACCTCGTCATCTCCAACGCTTCGTGCACGACGAACTGCCTCGTGCCGGTCGTCAAGGTTCTCGACGACGCGGTTGGCATCGATCATGGCTTCATGACCACGATCCATTCCTACACCGGTGACCAGCCGACGCTCGACACGATGCATAAGGATCTGTATCGCGCGCGTGCCGCAGCACTCTCGATGATCCCGACTTCGACCGGTGCCGCCAAGGCAGTCGGTCTCGTTCTGCCGCACCTGAAGGGCAAGCTGGATGGCACCTCCATCCGTGTTCCGACCCCGAACGTTTCGGTTGTTGACTTCAAGTTCCTTGCCAAGCGCAACACGTCGGTCGAGGAAATCAACGCTGCGATCAAGTCCGCTGCCGATGGCAAGCTGAAGGGTATTCTCGGCTACACCGACGAGCCGTTGGTTTCCCGCGACTTCAACCACGACAGCCATTCTTCGATTTTCGCAAACGACCAGACCAAGGTCATGGAAGGCACGTTTGTTCGCGTCTTGTCCTGGTACGACAACGAGTGGGGCTTCTCCAACCGTATGTCCGACACGGCTGTGGCTTTCGCCAAGACCATCTGA
- a CDS encoding phosphoglycerate kinase: MPAFKTLNDLKDIAGKRVLVRVDLNVPVADGKVTDKTRIERVAPTILELSEKGAKVILLAHFGRPKGEPVADMSLSLIVPAVEEVLDHAVSFASDCIGEPAAEAVAKLNDGDILLLENTRFHKGEEKNDPAFVEALAANGDIYVNDAFSAAHRAHASTEGLARHLPAYAGRTMQAELEALEKGLGAPARPVVAIVGGAKVSSKIDLLMNLVKKVDALVIGGGMANTFLAARGTNVGKSLCEHDLADTAKQIMIEAATSGCAIVLPEDGVIAREFKAGAANETVEINAIPADAMVLDVGAKSVESIKAWISRAETLVWNGPLGAFEIEPFDAATVAAAKHAAECTKAGKLVSVAGGGDTVAALNHAGVADDFTYVSTAGGAFLEWMEGKELPGVAILSGDK; the protein is encoded by the coding sequence ATGCCCGCCTTCAAAACCCTCAACGATCTTAAAGACATTGCCGGAAAACGCGTTCTCGTGCGCGTTGATCTCAACGTACCGGTCGCGGATGGGAAAGTCACGGATAAGACCCGTATCGAGCGTGTTGCTCCGACCATCCTCGAGCTTTCTGAAAAAGGCGCAAAGGTCATCCTGCTGGCGCATTTTGGCCGCCCGAAGGGAGAGCCTGTCGCGGACATGTCGCTGTCGCTGATCGTTCCGGCCGTCGAAGAAGTCCTCGATCACGCGGTATCCTTCGCGTCCGACTGCATCGGCGAGCCTGCTGCTGAAGCCGTCGCCAAGCTGAACGATGGCGACATCCTGCTTCTTGAAAACACCCGTTTTCACAAGGGGGAAGAAAAGAACGACCCGGCCTTCGTCGAGGCACTGGCAGCCAATGGCGATATCTACGTGAACGACGCTTTCTCCGCCGCCCATCGCGCGCACGCCTCTACGGAAGGCCTGGCACGCCACCTTCCCGCTTATGCCGGTCGTACCATGCAGGCGGAGCTGGAAGCTCTTGAAAAGGGTCTGGGCGCACCTGCCCGCCCGGTCGTGGCAATCGTCGGTGGCGCGAAGGTTTCGTCCAAGATCGATCTCCTGATGAACCTCGTCAAGAAAGTCGATGCACTCGTCATCGGCGGCGGCATGGCCAACACCTTCCTTGCTGCGCGTGGCACGAATGTTGGCAAGTCGCTTTGCGAGCACGATCTGGCTGACACTGCCAAGCAGATCATGATCGAGGCCGCCACCTCGGGCTGTGCAATTGTTCTGCCGGAAGACGGCGTGATTGCCCGCGAGTTCAAGGCTGGCGCTGCTAACGAAACCGTCGAAATCAATGCCATCCCTGCCGATGCCATGGTGCTGGATGTCGGCGCAAAATCCGTCGAAAGCATCAAGGCATGGATTTCCCGTGCCGAGACGCTGGTGTGGAACGGCCCCCTCGGTGCGTTCGAAATCGAGCCGTTCGACGCGGCAACGGTCGCTGCGGCCAAGCACGCCGCCGAATGCACCAAGGCTGGAAAACTCGTGTCGGTCGCAGGCGGTGGCGACACTGTCGCAGCCCTCAACCATGCCGGCGTTGCCGACGATTTTACCTATGTCTCGACGGCCGGTGGCGCCTTCCTCGAATGGATGGAAGGCAAGGAATTGCCGGGCGTTGCCATCCTTTCTGGCGACAAGTAA
- a CDS encoding potassium/proton antiporter, whose protein sequence is MESFYFLLLVATILVLVAAFSSLIAFRFGAPLLLLFLMIGLAAGVDGLGIEFTNNPLAYMLGSLVLAVILFDSGFGTSIQSFRISAAPAITLATVGVILTSVFFAGAAALLLGLSWLEGLLLGAIVASTDAAAVFFLLRIGGIHIRDQVRSTLEVESGTNDPMAIFLTIALVEVISKGQGLAGFDRSFVILFLEQMGLGLIFGLLGGLMIVSVVNRFAADRGLAPIFVLALALLVFSFTGTIGGSGFLAVYVAGIVAGNRKIFAKETIRRFHEGLTWLSQIIMFLMLGLLATPSQFPAIAVPAVLLALFLIFVARPLAVWLSLMPFNYTQQETSFVAWVGLRGAVSILLAIMPILGGLDDAQIYFNAAFIIVLVSLLLQGWTIKPVATRLGLIVPPRMGDVDKLEVDLPGTANHELISYRVASGSAILQGERIPRWAMPSLVVRDGKSMRYQYAGRLREDDLVYLFIAPGYSRLIDRLFASALPVAADDAEFFGTFSIQPSRPAKELEIAYGPSLLSAAEQSMTIAELIESRLSGKADYADRVRLGSIVLIVRALDEHEAIAGVGVSLEPVEPATSLPIFISFGEIVRRVRAHVEHRRNARNPQAQKSALPSSTASTDVRENES, encoded by the coding sequence GTGGAATCATTTTACTTTTTGCTCCTGGTGGCAACGATCCTGGTTCTGGTTGCGGCGTTTTCCAGCCTGATTGCATTCCGCTTCGGCGCGCCATTGCTATTGCTGTTCCTGATGATCGGCCTTGCCGCCGGCGTTGACGGCCTTGGTATCGAGTTTACCAACAACCCGCTCGCATACATGCTAGGTTCACTGGTTCTGGCAGTCATTCTGTTCGATTCCGGGTTCGGCACATCGATACAATCCTTCCGGATATCAGCGGCCCCCGCCATCACGCTTGCCACCGTCGGCGTGATCCTTACCTCCGTGTTTTTTGCCGGTGCGGCCGCCCTTCTGCTTGGACTATCCTGGCTTGAGGGCCTGCTGCTTGGCGCGATCGTTGCCTCGACGGATGCGGCAGCCGTCTTCTTCCTGCTCCGCATCGGCGGCATACATATCCGCGATCAGGTGCGTTCGACGCTCGAAGTCGAGTCCGGCACCAACGATCCCATGGCGATCTTCTTGACCATCGCCCTTGTCGAGGTGATCAGCAAAGGCCAGGGGCTTGCCGGGTTCGACCGAAGCTTCGTTATTCTTTTCCTCGAACAGATGGGCCTTGGGCTGATCTTCGGCCTGTTGGGCGGGTTGATGATCGTTTCCGTAGTCAACCGTTTTGCTGCCGACCGAGGCCTGGCACCGATCTTTGTGCTGGCACTGGCACTCCTCGTCTTTTCCTTTACCGGCACCATCGGCGGCAGCGGCTTTCTCGCCGTCTATGTGGCAGGCATCGTCGCCGGCAACCGGAAAATCTTTGCCAAGGAAACCATTCGCCGTTTCCATGAGGGTCTGACCTGGCTCTCGCAGATCATCATGTTCCTGATGCTTGGTCTACTGGCGACACCCTCGCAGTTTCCGGCGATCGCCGTTCCGGCCGTGTTGCTGGCACTCTTTCTGATCTTTGTGGCACGCCCCCTTGCCGTCTGGCTCAGCCTCATGCCCTTCAACTACACGCAGCAGGAGACGTCGTTCGTTGCCTGGGTTGGCTTGCGCGGCGCAGTCTCTATCCTGCTTGCCATCATGCCCATTCTCGGGGGGCTTGATGACGCGCAAATCTATTTCAACGCGGCTTTCATCATCGTCCTGGTATCGCTTCTGTTACAGGGATGGACGATCAAGCCGGTGGCTACTCGGCTCGGGCTGATCGTGCCGCCTCGCATGGGCGACGTCGACAAGCTGGAGGTCGATCTTCCCGGCACGGCCAATCACGAACTGATTTCCTACCGCGTCGCCAGCGGTAGCGCGATTTTACAGGGCGAGCGCATTCCGCGCTGGGCGATGCCCTCTCTGGTCGTGCGGGACGGCAAATCCATGCGATACCAATATGCCGGGCGCCTGCGCGAAGACGATCTCGTTTATCTCTTTATTGCACCCGGATATTCGCGTCTGATCGACCGACTGTTTGCCAGCGCGCTGCCAGTTGCGGCAGACGATGCGGAGTTTTTCGGCACTTTCTCGATCCAGCCATCTCGCCCTGCCAAGGAACTGGAAATCGCCTATGGTCCGAGCCTTCTATCCGCCGCCGAACAGTCGATGACCATCGCCGAACTGATCGAATCCCGTCTCAGTGGAAAGGCCGACTATGCCGATCGTGTACGCCTTGGCTCCATCGTCCTGATCGTTCGCGCGCTGGACGAACATGAGGCGATAGCGGGCGTCGGCGTCTCGCTCGAACCTGTTGAACCGGCGACCAGCCTGCCGATCTTCATCAGCTTCGGTGAAATCGTCCGCCGTGTCCGCGCCCACGTCGAGCACCGTCGGAACGCTCGCAATCCGCAGGCCCAGAAAAGTGCTCTGCCCTCCTCCACAGCTTCAACCGATGTGCGAGAAAATGAATCATAA
- a CDS encoding HlyC/CorC family transporter, with the protein MIVVLLTVVNGVLAMSELAVVSSRPARLKVLAAQGSKGAMLALNLSENPGRFLSTVQIGITLVGILSGAFSGATLGTRFTAWLIEQGVPDRAADALGVGSVVVAITYLSLIVGELVPKQIALRDPEKVAARVAPSMMLLSKIGAPLVWLLDKSGKTVLALLGHSGESNASVTDDEIRTVLAEAHSAGVIETEESAMITGVMRLADRNARGLMTPRRDVEVVDIEDSAEEIREQLRGTQRSRLPVRNGASDEILGVLFAKDAFDALASGNELNIRELLREVPVVSDLTSAVDVIQSLRRSTVHMVLVYDEYGHFEGIISSGDILEAITGAFQEDNDEEPAIVERDDGSFLVAGWMPADEFADRMGFQIDEDAEFETVAGLVLDEFRRLPELGEHVTRNGWRFEVIDLDGHRIDKVLVSRAA; encoded by the coding sequence TTGATCGTGGTCCTGCTCACCGTCGTGAACGGTGTGCTTGCCATGTCTGAGCTTGCCGTGGTTTCTTCGAGACCGGCAAGGCTCAAAGTGCTCGCCGCACAAGGGAGCAAGGGCGCAATGCTCGCCCTTAATCTTTCTGAAAATCCGGGACGGTTTTTGTCCACCGTGCAGATCGGCATTACGCTGGTCGGCATTCTCTCGGGTGCATTTTCCGGTGCCACGCTCGGCACGCGTTTTACCGCGTGGCTCATCGAGCAGGGCGTACCAGACCGCGCCGCTGACGCGCTTGGTGTCGGCTCGGTTGTTGTTGCCATTACCTATCTTTCGCTGATCGTCGGCGAACTTGTCCCGAAGCAGATTGCGCTTCGCGATCCGGAGAAGGTTGCAGCTCGCGTTGCTCCGTCGATGATGTTGCTGTCCAAGATCGGTGCGCCGCTGGTGTGGCTGCTCGACAAGTCCGGCAAAACCGTTCTTGCGCTGCTTGGACACAGCGGCGAATCCAATGCGTCTGTTACGGATGATGAAATTCGAACCGTTCTTGCTGAAGCGCACAGTGCCGGCGTCATCGAAACCGAAGAATCGGCCATGATTACCGGCGTCATGCGTCTCGCTGACCGGAACGCCCGTGGTCTGATGACGCCGCGTCGCGACGTGGAAGTCGTCGATATTGAAGACAGCGCCGAGGAAATTCGCGAACAGCTTCGTGGCACGCAGCGTTCGCGTCTTCCTGTCCGTAACGGTGCGTCTGACGAAATCCTCGGTGTTCTTTTTGCCAAGGATGCATTTGATGCACTCGCCTCGGGTAACGAGCTGAACATCCGCGAGCTGTTGCGTGAAGTACCGGTCGTGTCGGACCTCACCAGCGCTGTGGATGTCATCCAGTCGCTGCGCCGTTCGACCGTTCATATGGTTCTCGTTTACGATGAATATGGCCATTTCGAAGGTATCATCAGCTCAGGCGATATTCTCGAAGCCATTACTGGCGCATTCCAGGAAGACAATGACGAGGAGCCGGCAATCGTCGAACGTGACGATGGCTCGTTCCTGGTTGCTGGCTGGATGCCGGCGGACGAGTTCGCAGATCGTATGGGCTTCCAGATCGACGAGGATGCAGAATTCGAAACCGTCGCTGGACTGGTGCTGGACGAATTCCGTCGCCTGCCGGAACTCGGCGAACACGTTACCCGCAACGGCTGGCGTTTTGAAGTGATCGACCTGGACGGGCATCGCATCGACAAGGTGCTCGTGAGTCGGGCTGCTTGA
- the tkt gene encoding transketolase, translating to MISRDKHNRMANAIRFLAMDAVEKANSGHPGLPMGAADVATVLFTRYLKFDPKSPLWADRDRFVLSAGHGSMLLYSLLYLTGYEDMTIDEIKRFRQFGSKTAGHPEYGHATGIETTTGPLGQGIANAVGMAIAERKLEEEFGSDLQSHFTYVLCGDGCLMEGISHEAIALAGHLKLNKLVLFWDNNNITIDGEVGLSDSTDQIARFKAVHWNTIEVDGHDPDAIAAAIEAAQKSDRPTFIACKTVIGFGAPNKQGTHKVHGNPLGAEEIAATRKHLNWEAEAFVVPEDVLDAWRLAGLRSTKTRQDWEARLEASEAGKKAEFKRRFAGDLPGNFDSSIDAFKKKIIENNPTVATRKASEDTLEIVNGILPETVGGSADLTPSNNTKTSQMKSITPTDFSGRYLHYGIREHGMAAAMNGIALHGGLIPYAGGFLIFSDYCRPSIRLAALMGIRVVHVLTHDSIGVGEDGPTHQPVEQIAALRAIPNLLVFRPADETETAECWQIALEQKHRPSALALTRQNLTPSRKEYEEKNLSAYGAYELVSASDAKVSIFASGSEVEVALKAAATLKDKGVSARVVSVPCFELFKEQPETYRNAIIGKASVNIAVEAAVRQGWDYFIGSDGAFVGMHSFGASAPAKDLFKHFGITAEAVVAAVEEKLS from the coding sequence ATGATTTCTCGCGACAAACACAACCGGATGGCCAATGCGATCCGCTTTCTTGCCATGGACGCAGTGGAGAAGGCCAATTCCGGCCACCCCGGTCTGCCGATGGGCGCAGCAGATGTCGCCACCGTTCTCTTCACCCGCTACCTGAAGTTCGATCCGAAGAGCCCACTTTGGGCAGACCGCGACCGCTTCGTACTGTCTGCGGGCCACGGCTCGATGCTCCTCTACTCGCTGCTCTATTTGACCGGCTACGAGGACATGACGATCGATGAGATCAAGCGCTTCCGTCAGTTCGGCTCGAAGACCGCCGGCCATCCTGAGTACGGCCACGCAACTGGCATTGAGACGACCACGGGTCCGCTCGGCCAGGGCATTGCCAACGCCGTTGGTATGGCGATTGCCGAACGCAAGCTCGAAGAAGAGTTCGGCTCTGACCTTCAGAGCCACTTTACCTATGTTCTGTGCGGCGACGGCTGCCTCATGGAAGGTATCAGCCACGAGGCGATCGCTCTTGCCGGTCACCTGAAGCTGAACAAGCTCGTTCTCTTCTGGGACAACAACAACATCACCATCGACGGTGAAGTTGGCCTGTCTGACTCGACCGACCAGATTGCGCGCTTCAAGGCCGTACACTGGAATACGATCGAAGTTGACGGTCATGATCCGGACGCGATTGCTGCAGCCATCGAAGCTGCCCAGAAGTCGGACCGCCCGACCTTCATCGCCTGCAAGACCGTTATCGGTTTCGGCGCTCCGAACAAACAGGGCACCCATAAGGTTCACGGCAACCCGCTGGGCGCAGAAGAAATCGCTGCCACCCGCAAGCACCTGAACTGGGAAGCCGAAGCGTTTGTCGTTCCGGAAGATGTGCTTGACGCATGGCGTCTGGCCGGTCTCCGCTCGACCAAGACACGTCAGGACTGGGAAGCCCGCCTTGAAGCGTCTGAAGCCGGCAAGAAGGCCGAGTTCAAGCGCCGTTTCGCTGGCGACCTGCCAGGCAACTTCGACAGCAGCATCGATGCCTTCAAGAAGAAGATCATCGAGAACAACCCGACGGTTGCAACCCGTAAGGCGTCCGAGGATACCCTCGAAATCGTCAACGGCATCCTGCCGGAAACAGTCGGTGGCTCTGCCGACCTGACACCGTCGAACAACACCAAGACCAGCCAGATGAAGTCCATCACTCCGACGGATTTCTCCGGCCGTTACCTGCACTACGGTATCCGTGAGCATGGCATGGCGGCAGCGATGAACGGCATCGCCCTGCACGGCGGCCTCATCCCTTACGCCGGCGGCTTCCTGATCTTCTCGGACTATTGCCGTCCGTCGATCCGCCTTGCTGCCCTGATGGGAATTCGCGTCGTTCACGTCCTGACACACGATTCCATCGGCGTCGGCGAAGACGGTCCGACCCACCAGCCAGTCGAGCAGATTGCCGCGCTGCGCGCCATCCCGAACCTTCTGGTCTTCCGTCCGGCCGACGAAACCGAAACGGCCGAGTGCTGGCAGATTGCTCTCGAGCAGAAGCATCGTCCGTCTGCGCTTGCCCTGACGCGTCAGAACCTGACGCCGTCGCGCAAGGAATATGAAGAGAAGAACCTGTCGGCTTACGGCGCCTATGAACTGGTCTCGGCAAGCGACGCAAAGGTTTCGATCTTTGCTTCCGGTTCTGAAGTGGAAGTTGCCCTCAAGGCAGCGGCAACGCTGAAGGACAAGGGCGTTTCCGCCCGTGTGGTTTCCGTTCCGTGCTTCGAACTGTTCAAGGAACAGCCCGAAACCTACCGCAACGCCATCATTGGCAAGGCATCGGTCAATATCGCTGTTGAAGCTGCTGTCCGCCAGGGCTGGGACTACTTCATCGGTTCTGACGGCGCTTTCGTCGGCATGCACTCTTTCGGCGCCTCCGCCCCGGCGAAGGATCTCTTCAAGCACTTCGGCATCACGGCAGAAGCCGTTGTCGCAGCAGTTGAAGAAAAGCTTTCGTGA
- a CDS encoding DUF4164 domain-containing protein — protein sequence MSAEKTVQSALTELSAAITNLENAIDMRIEREREAGDIDNEVKRVHIDRARLANELDQAEFRANRLEEVNREVSRRLVTAMETIRAVLDR from the coding sequence ATGTCGGCTGAGAAGACCGTACAATCTGCACTGACGGAGCTAAGTGCTGCCATCACAAATCTCGAAAACGCCATCGATATGCGTATCGAGCGGGAGCGGGAGGCAGGTGACATCGATAATGAGGTAAAGCGGGTTCACATCGACCGGGCGCGGCTTGCCAACGAACTGGACCAGGCCGAGTTTCGCGCCAATCGCCTTGAAGAAGTCAATCGCGAGGTTTCTCGCCGCCTGGTGACGGCAATGGAGACTATCCGCGCCGTGCTGGATCGATAG